The Phycisphaerales bacterium genome includes a region encoding these proteins:
- a CDS encoding phytanoyl-CoA dioxygenase family protein: MMVQEHLLPGAADVRFFHENGFWLAPRVLNDGALERLRAAMDDVYAGRFETGRPPWAGGWQDTGDPTSIRKTDNAHWANLTLRDLALNATIGAMAARLMGTPEVRLWHDQLLYKPGQGPAAAASQAGNVGWHQDHGYWRCTQPDLITAWVAFDDVTTQNGCMLVVPGSHRWGLLPESDFFNTDIEAVRARLAARTGHAFKPVPCELPAGAVSFHHCLTVHASGPNLTPRPRRSLVLHLLPEHATYVAGSPDDNHMNAILMRKQGQQHGAAFAGELWPALYRA; this comes from the coding sequence GTGATGGTTCAAGAGCACTTGTTGCCCGGCGCCGCGGATGTGCGCTTCTTCCACGAAAATGGCTTCTGGCTCGCCCCGCGCGTGCTCAACGACGGCGCGCTCGAGCGGCTACGCGCCGCGATGGACGATGTCTATGCCGGCCGCTTCGAAACCGGCAGACCGCCGTGGGCCGGCGGCTGGCAGGACACCGGCGACCCGACCAGCATCCGCAAGACCGATAATGCGCACTGGGCGAACCTCACCCTGCGAGACCTCGCTCTCAACGCGACCATTGGAGCGATGGCAGCGCGACTCATGGGCACGCCCGAGGTTCGCCTGTGGCACGACCAGTTGCTCTACAAGCCGGGTCAGGGCCCCGCGGCGGCCGCAAGCCAGGCCGGCAATGTCGGCTGGCATCAGGATCATGGTTACTGGCGCTGCACGCAGCCGGACCTGATCACCGCGTGGGTGGCGTTCGATGATGTGACCACGCAGAACGGGTGCATGCTGGTCGTGCCGGGCAGCCACCGCTGGGGGCTGCTGCCGGAAAGCGACTTCTTCAACACCGATATCGAAGCGGTCCGCGCACGACTCGCCGCTCGAACGGGGCACGCGTTCAAGCCGGTGCCGTGCGAGCTGCCGGCCGGTGCGGTGTCATTCCACCACTGCCTGACCGTGCATGCCAGCGGGCCCAACCTGACCCCGCGACCGCGAAGGTCGCTGGTGCTGCACCTGCTGCCGGAACACGCGACATACGTGGCCGGATCGCCGGACGATAACCATATGAACGCGATCCTGATGCGCAAACAGGGGCAGCAGCACGGCGCTGCATTCGCGGGCGAGTTGTGGCCGGCGCTGTACCGGGCCTAG